The genomic DNA ATACACTTGCCACTGGTGACTCCTTTCCCGTGTGTGATGACACGGCTTCTTAAGATCTGCTTGAGCTTTCTATAGTATATCTCGCTGATATATCCGATCTTAATTAACTGAGGGGGGTCACCATGTCCATAGAACTTTCTAGCCCCAAATAAAATCTCCTGAAATTTTCTTCCTTCCCAGACGACAACTTCTTAGAGAGCGGCAGCTCCGCTCCCCAAATTAAAATTTAGGCGGGAATATGTTAATTAAAACTGAATTGAGACGCGCCGGGTTTTTTCCGGCGGGAGTTGCCGATCACGTTATTTATCCGGGCCGCAATGGCCGGATCGCGGCTTGCCAACCTTACAGATTTCCCGCCGCGGCCAGGGAAATCCCGACCGGAGAACGGGCGGTTGTTGCCAGCGACAGGCAAGCGTATCTTTCCGCCCGACTCTCAATGTCCCAAGTATTATCAGCCATGGGGGCGACGGGAAATAACCAGACGGAGGAAAATAAAGCGGTTATTACTTCTCCCGGGCTGGCGCCGGCGGAGGTTGAGAGGTCTTTCAGTCTGGCAGGGCCGGAATTTGCCGCCGATTTTGCCAGGCTTTCCAATATTATTTTTTGCCCGCTGATCCTCCGGGTTGATAATGGGAATAACTTCTGGGTCCCGGGCTTTGAATTGGGGATGTTCGGACTTGAGCCCGCCGCCCAAAAAGCTTTTTTAAGCGGGGCAATGTATTTGGGCGACCCGGCCAGAATGGTTTTTGTCAGCACTTTTTCGGCGGAAAAGCTCCCGATCCCCGGGGAAGAACTGCACTGGAATTTAAGCTACCTGGTCGGCCGGGTCAGGGTCAACGCCCTGGCGGTCGCCAAGGGGTTGTCTGTCCAGGATTTCGGGGAGAGCGCCCGTGACTGCTACGCCGAGATCTACCAGATCAGACTGACCCAGAACCTGCTGGAGCAGACTTTGGCTGCTGATCCGAACTTCAATACTACTGAAAAATTTATCTTTATCCTGAAGTATCTGATCAGTTTTGACCGGATGGTCGGCAAAGCGGCCGGCCTGATGACTCAGGTGGAAAAACAGCAACTGGCCAGCTTTGCTGGGGGAGAGGGGCTTGATACTATCCGGAGTTACAACCGGGCGTTCGTGGAAGCGATGCTGGGCCCCGCAGTCGGAGAGCAAACCGCCAGCTGACCTCTGCCCGATGTTCATTATAAATAACCTGCAATTTTTGCCGATTTTTTACGATATATACATAGAAGGAGTACCATATGAGTACGTTTGGCCGAATATCAATATTTGACAGTTTAAGGCCTGGCTGGAAAACCAGCCTTCGGGCCCCTTCATTTTCCAAAGCGGCAAAAGTAGGCAAAGGCGTTAATCCCTCTCTGCCTAAAATCGATTATGATCACACTATTGACACAAATCATATTTTGAACTTAATGTCAGCCACCCATAAACACGTAGTTAACGAAACAGGTCCGATTGAATTCGGCAATTTTCTTTTGACGCAAAGGCTTGGCCAGGGGGGATATGGGATTACCTTTAAAGCGCTCGATATGAGAGACGGAAGAGAGCGGGTTGTTAAAGTCCCTTTAAGGTTTGATGACTTTAATTTTAAAGCGCTGGTTGAAGAGGGGCAAAAGGCGCTGGTCAGTGGCAGTCTTGACGGCCAGGTCGTTACGGTCAAAGAACTTGGCGATGTTAATGGGGTGCCGTACATTTCAATGCGACTTATTGATGGTAATAATCTTTATGAGATCCTGGCCTTGAACGGGGGATTTTTGCCGCAGAAACGAAGCCTTGAAATAATGATCGATCTTTGCGATTCGGTCGAACACTACCATGCGCTGGGGATCATCCACCGGGATATTAAGCCGGAGAATGTAATGATCGGCCATGATGGGAAAGTCGTTCTGATCGATCCCGGACTGTGTGCGGTCGAAAGCGAAGCGACCGGTTTTGCCGGGACGCCGCTCTATTTTTCCCCGGAGCAGGCGAGGGGGGAACAGCTTACCCCAAGGTCGGAAGTTTTTACGCTTGGCGTGATCTTGTTAGAATTGCTGACCGGGGAGCATCCGTTCAGATCATTTGATCATTCGGCCCTTATAGACGCGATCCAAAATAACGAGCCGGACTATAGTTTACTGCCTCAGCGGACCAAGGAACAAAAACAAGTGCTTCATGTTATCCGGCGGGCGCTGGTCAAAAATCCAAACAAACGGCCGAGTTCAGTGGCCGAACTGCGCCGCCAGCTGGAAATTATCTCAAGGAAATTGCCGTGATTAATAGAAGTGTTAAAACATCAGGGTCACAATTTGTGACCTTAAAAAGTATTTAAAGGTCTTCGGGACTAACAATCCGTCCGGCGACCGCTGAAGCGGCGGCGACCGCGACGTTGGAGAGGTAGACTTCCGACTTAGGATGCCCCATCCTGCCGACAAAGTTCCGGTTGGTCGTGGCGATCGCTCTTTCCCCTTCAGCCAAAATTCCCATATGGCCGCCGAGACAGGGGCCGCAAGTAGGTGTAGAGACCGCCGCTTCCGCTTTCAGGAAAATGTCGAACAACCCTTCTTTCATCGCTTGTGCGTATATCTTCTGGGTCGCCGGGATAATGATCAGGCGGACATCCCTGTGTTTCTTTTTACCTTTGAGGACTTTGGCCGCGACCCGGAGGTCTTCGATCCGACCGTTGGTGCAGGAGCCGATGACCGACTGGTCGATCTTTATTGATTTGCACTGGCTGACCGGCTTGGTGTTGCTGGGGAGGTGAGGGAAGGAGACCTGCGGTTCGATCTTGGAGACGTCCCAATCGTAAACCTGGACGTATTCGGCGTCGGGATCAGACTGAAATAATGACAAATGGCCAATGACAAATGTCAAATGTTGGTTAGATATTTTATTTTTTAGATAGGAGATTGTTTTTTTATCAGGAGCAAAAATCCCGTTCTTGCCCCCCGCTTCGATCGCCATGTTGGCCATGGT from Candidatus Margulisiibacteriota bacterium includes the following:
- a CDS encoding serine/threonine protein kinase, whose translation is MSATHKHVVNETGPIEFGNFLLTQRLGQGGYGITFKALDMRDGRERVVKVPLRFDDFNFKALVEEGQKALVSGSLDGQVVTVKELGDVNGVPYISMRLIDGNNLYEILALNGGFLPQKRSLEIMIDLCDSVEHYHALGIIHRDIKPENVMIGHDGKVVLIDPGLCAVESEATGFAGTPLYFSPEQARGEQLTPRSEVFTLGVILLELLTGEHPFRSFDHSALIDAIQNNEPDYSLLPQRTKEQKQVLHVIRRALVKNPNKRPSSVAELRRQLEIISRKLP
- the leuC gene encoding 3-isopropylmalate dehydratase large subunit, which gives rise to MAQTISQKILAKHSGKKSVSPGELINCRLDLVLGNDITSPTAIKEFEKIGVKKVFDKKKIFLVPDHFTPAKDIKSAEQVKMMREFAKKYGIVNFFEIGCMGVEHALLPEMGAIKPDDLIIGADSHTCTYGALGAFSTGVGSTDMAAGMATGEVWFKVPEQLKFVYRGKLPKWVEAKDLILYTIGQIGVDGARYMSMEFTGPAINALSVEGRMTMANMAIEAGGKNGIFAPDKKTISYLKNKISNQHLTFVIGHLSLFQSDPDAEYVQVYDWDVSKIEPQVSFPHLPSNTKPVSQCKSIKIDQSVIGSCTNGRIEDLRVAAKVLKGKKKHRDVRLIIIPATQKIYAQAMKEGLFDIFLKAEAAVSTPTCGPCLGGHMGILAEGERAIATTNRNFVGRMGHPKSEVYLSNVAVAAASAVAGRIVSPEDL